The window TAAGAGAATTTCACTGATCAATCTAAAAGGTAGCAGCCCAGAGTGAATAGTGCACCTAGACCAACTCTTCAGCCAGCCCGACAAGTAGTCCGCAATGACCattttgatgatgaagaagatgattatGACGGCAACACCCCACAGCAAGATGACAATCACAAGGTGAAAAAGGAACTTAAAGAATATAACGGGAAGCATGATCCCACTGATTTTCATGTCTAGTTGAACGCATAAGTAGCTTACCTTGACTGAAGAATGAAAGATGCAGCTGGCCAGTACAAAGCTCAGAGGAGCCAAAATGCACGAGGGAAGATTGACCCGCTGTCTAATTGAACCAACCacttgggaggagatggagatTCTCAAAGAGAAGTACTTGCTTCCTTCCTACCGTAGATTTCTTTCACAATCAGCTCAACACCATATGTCAAGGTACAATGACTGTTGAAGAATACATGGATAAATTCAATGATCTACTTTCCCATACAGGTGTTGATGGGACAATGACCAGCTCCTGTCCCGCTTCAAATTGGGATTGAGGACTAACATTAGAGATAAAATGGGTGTAGTTGAAATTCATAACTTAAATGACTGCTTGGAGAAGGATATGGATGCTGAAGACCTACTTAAGGCAGCCCCACAAGGATTCAATAATTAATCTGAAGATGGAAGAAAATCATTTATCCCTAAGTGACCAAGTGGAACCCCTATCCCGAGCTCTGTAAGCTACAGAGGATAAGGGTAAGGCCCCTATTGTTGATAGGGAAAGAACTGGGACTAGATGCTATCATTGCAACGGAATTGGACATTAATTCTGTTTGCAACACAGAAAGGCAAATTCAGTTTCTACAGCCATCGAATCCAACCCGAAGATGCTTATTTGTGGCTTGTGAGCCCCAGATGGACGATGATTGGGCTGTTAATGCCACCCTTGAGGGCGATGAGTTGGACAATGAATTAGACGATGATTACGGCGACAATATCTATGAAGTAAATGATACAAAAATTCTGGTGGCAGAAGCAAAAGGGGGAGATTAGCAACACCATTGTATTTTCTACACATTAATGGCAAGTGGAACCTTTATGGCACAAGTAATAGTAGACAGCGGGAGTTGTGTGAATGTGGCTTCTCAAGCATTTGTCATCAATGGACAGCTTAAGCTTGAGCCACATCCCCAACCTTGCAAGGTATCCTTGCTCAATAATAATACTTTGGAGGTTTATCAACATTCTTCTATGCCATTTAATTTCAGATTATGAGGATGTGTGGTGTGACGTCATCCCTATGGTTTTGATAGAAGATTACTTGGACGGCCATGGATGTGTATACTTGGACGGCCATGGATGTACACAACAAAGTCTTTGTAAGAAGCACCAAGAATCGATGTTTATTTAACTTCAAGGGAAAGCCCCTCATGCGGAATCCACTCGATGTACCGAAGCCAAAGCTTAAAGCCGCACAAGCCAAAAGGTAGCAGATACTAAAGTTTGTAGCCAAACCACCACAGATTTCCTCAAGTGAAGATACAGAGAGATGGTGCTAGTACAAGCAAGGAACAGCCGTCAGAAAAGTAACTTTTAGCCTTGCCGCATTGGGAGTTCCTCACAACAAGCGAAGAAACGGGGCTGATTTTGGCACTTGTGACAAGGAAATTGTGCCAGTGAAAGAGACGACTTTTACCAAACTTATACGGGAACTTCTCTCGAATTTTCAGACTTAATGTCTGAAGATTTACCCAATGAGTTGCCACCAATGAGAGATACAACATGCCATTAACATAGTGCCCAAGTATGTGCTTCCAAACCTGCCCACTAAGCGTCTCAGCCAACCAAGCATGCCAGTGAAAGAGACAAGTGGATGACCTTCTATGAAAAAGCGTTATTGTTGAGAGCATGAGTCCTTGAGCCGTATCAGCCTTATTGACTccgaagaaagatggatcaTGGAGAGTGTGTATTGACAGCCGcacaataaataaaatcatgGTTCGCCTTGATGATGAATCATAGAGAATGTGTTCAACACAAAGAAAATTGACAGCAGTGGCAAACCATCCTTCCTTTCGGCTATCAATTATGTCCAGTGGACAGTGGACACTGAGCTGTTTCTCCATTATCTCAAAAACAAGGACAGTCAGGAGCCACACGAGTTGCTCGATTCTGGTCTTTTTGCTTTAGTTGTTAAGGCGGTGAAGGTGAATGCTTCAATGGGAAATTGATTAGGACTAGGGACGATCTCTACAACTCAACTTGTCATAAAACTGGATTCTAGACTTTCTTGAGGCTCATAGATTGCATGTGTGGTTTCATAGAGGAAAGGCACACAACAGTGGGGGGGCTTTAATCCCACATCGAAAGAGTGGGAGGAGACAGGGGAACAAGGTGGCTATAAAATGGAAACGAAGGGCACTGCAAATTATGAGCTTACGGTGGAGAATGTCTCAGCCAAGGCCCATTTGCTAGTTTATttaatattcctttttttttttttcttcactttaaAAAAATGGGAACGCATATTAAACCCCTTTTAAAATGGATTTTGTaaccaaatccaattttttCTGTTCATTTGATTATTATAAGTTAGTTTGGCAATCCGTGTTTAAGACCTGAAAAATCGTTCGGCCGTTTTATTCGCATTTTAACCAACAAAGATCCAATTGGCACGATTGTGTTAATATTTTAGATACATAATCTCTTGTTAGGACCTTCCTCTGACCATCTTTTTAAGCCCCATTGGTTGGCTGGTTATTGAGTCATTGTCACTTCCCTATTATGTCCTTTTGTTTCCTAAACTTGGATTATTTTAATTATGTCCTGTGGTTATTGTTGTTCTTTAAATCTTATTTTGTTATCTAGAAAACATTAAGGGCCCACCACTGTCACCAGGATAACACCTATACTTGCTAGAAAATTGATTTTGCTAAAAAAAGTTCATCTtggattaaaagaaaattgatgcagattaatcaccaaaatagacttgttttattaggaataagcctagggttgggtttcatacatgttgggcctttgatcccatgtgttttgaatgtaatagaccacttttatgggtctaaaaagggggctctaaggatgcatacgggattactagttagtttctattttcattagtttcctttatagttgggtttgatttgatctatatttgtttccttagaagtcaagttattagttgagtcaagtcattagtagttagtttcctttttcaactagtttctaatttcagttagtttctaatttcattgttTAGTAaatattgtattaggagaatatttggttttctttttaaggaaccttctattttgtaattctctcccccatcaacattataaataaagaggaggaggctcctaaagctcagaattattttgataaaaaaattaatggctgctgctattgtcttcttcataaagaattgtcttgtgtttgatcaaggctgatggaattggagtttgatccaattgactcttgcAGTGTGAAAcccaagaggttcctttcaagtgttcttcTTCAAAGCTATTTCTCTCGTCTCTTCTAAAGTATTCAAGGCTATTACTGCCCTACGATTTCAGGTATTTAGATAAATTCCTTTGTTTACAGTTATGTCCAGCGATAGGCATTCCTGTGAAGGATTTTCAACTTCTGTCCAGGCCTATCCCACTGTTAACTTTGGCTGAGATTTTAACCTAAGGTTCTACCGATACAAAGGGGAACTCGATCTAGAGTTGAGGCCCTTCTGACCTCAGGTTGTTGAGTTATCAAAGATCTCCCTATTCTGGCCAATTCtggtttctgcccagaattttgaATCGCTTTGTTCTGTATGTTGCTGATTGGCTGCTGGTCTTATGCTTCAATGTTTAGTCTTATAATTGGTGATTTAAGTCCTTAATTCCTTGGCTGATTATTCAGTTATAGAATTTCTGAACTGTTGAGACCGATGTTTGTCTGATATTTTATTGGCTGGTActggttgttcttctgataaaaaaatcctgcagttgagacttggttaggatccctatcctagtctacattaagtggtatcagagcatggtagAGAATACCCATCCCACTGATTATGCAAAGTCCATGgcttctattatggagatgTTATAGGCTATGAGAGTTGAACAACAAGCTCCTAGTGAAAAAGTTGGCTATGAAGACCCAACAACAACCTACACATGGTACTCATGTACCACCTGAAGTGGAAGCCCCTATGAATTCAGTTGCTCAGTTGGCTAACAGGAGACCTAACCCTGATCTGAGAGAACCACAGGGTTCCTGTAGTGCAACCTACTTTGGAGGAACACCTAAGGGGTTACTTTGAGACTAAACGTCCCATATATCAGAGGTgctctggagattcacagaaggtcaagctcgatctgaatgagtttgatggtagacatgacccccaattgttctatgattgggtagcttctttggatgactattttgactactatgaccTACCTGAGGAATGGAAGACTAAATTAGCGCatgctaagctagttgaggctgctcgtgattggtggagaacctatgagcAAGAGTTAGAAGACCATGCTAGAGAGCCTACTACTTgagaggagatgaagcttgaactATCTGACAAATACTTGCCACGTAACTTCAGAGCTTgtatacaagaccagctgaatTCTCTTCGTCATGGGACTATAATTGTTACAGAGTACATGAACagatttgatgcactttattcacGCACAGGCATAAAGGAGAATAAGAGACAACTACTATCTCGGTTTTgactgggattgcgagctgAAATCAACAAGGGAATTGGTGTTGTTGATGTGtactcagtgagggattgctTTGACAAAGCCCTATGAGCAGAGGACCTTATAGCACACGcaggtagaaggtttggttttcaaGTTGGGGCggtcaagaaaaattttccagccactaaacctagtagTTCAGCACCCCCAAGGCCACTTTTCCTCTACGGGCTGGTTGTAAAGGAAAGACACCTATGACAGGCAACAACATAGTACAGTACTTTCATTGCCAAGAGATAGGATATTGCTAAGTCTTGCCCacataagcagagggttaatgcagtgGCTGAAATTGAAGAACCCAACAGGGAagatgagtcagctctttatcCATACCCCTTGGAGGACGATAacgatgacgacgatgacgatgGTAGGTATGACTATGACCAGGAAGATACCAATGGTGATGGTACTTATGGAATTCATGTGATTAGTAATGtcttggtggctgaaaccatggaagaagactccactgaaggattctacattgaagagagcataataAACAAGACTAAAGccgtggaagatgaggtagtgattgaaagaactccacaacaagtctttgagattcatgatgagaAGGAAGCGCCtgttccaatccttgatgagaaggttacaaTGTTGATGACTCTATGCATACGACACTCAtagttggtattgattcagaggtcgaacatatagagtttgttatgccatcatggttcttcgAAGAAAAAGCTCCACATCTTGAAGACTACATTCCACAAGTTTACAAACaaccaaaattttgtttgggaatggtcaaagTTACTACTTACATGTTGTTTCCccctcatcactgcaaaattcgaggacgaattttttcaaaatggggagagttgatgcagattaatcaccaaaataggcttattttattagaaataagcctaggcttgggttccatacatgttgggcctttgatccaatgtgttttgagtgtaataggccacttttatgggtctaaaatgggggctctaaggatgcatacgggattactagttagttttcattttcattagtttcctttttagttgggtttgatttgagttatatttgtttccttaggagtcaagttattaattgagtcaagtcattagtagttaatttcattttcattagtttcctttttagttattGGTATATTTGTATtaggaaaatattttgtttcctttttaagtaaccttctattttgtaattccctcccccatcaacattataaataaagaggaggaggctcctaaagctcagaatgattttgatacaaaaattaatggctgttggtattgtcttcttcatgaagaattGTCTTGTGTTGGAttaaggctgatggaattggtgtttgatccaattgactctttacggtgtgaagcccaagagactcctttcaagtgttcttcttcttcttcttcaagctattTCTCTCAGCTCTTCTAAAGTATTCAAGGTCTATTACTGCCCTACGGTTTCAGGTATTTAGATCAATTCCTTTGTTTACAGTTCTGTCCAGCGATAGGCATTCCTGTGAAGGATTTTCAACTTCTGTCCATGTCCAGGTCTATCCCATGGTTAACTTTGGCTGAGATTTTAACCTAAGGTTCTACCCATACAAAGGGGAACTCGACCCAGAGTTGAGGCCCTTCTGACCTCAGGTTGCTGAGTTATCAAAGATCTCCCTATTCTGGCCAATTCTGGTTTCTGCCCAATGCTGATCTTATGCTTCAATGTTTAGTCTTATAATTGGTGATTTAAGTCCTTAATTCCTTGCCTGATTATTCAGTTACAGAATTTCTGAACTGTTGAGACCGATGattttctgatattttattGGGCTGGTTCTAGTTAttcttctgataaaaaaatcctgcagttgagacttggttaggatccctatcctagtctacattaaaaATACAAACTAATCAACAGCCACCCATTTCGTGTATTGTGGAATGATGCAAGAGTACTTTAATACCTCATAGGCTAGAAATCTGCAGAATAAATGGACAGATTTAGTGACGCATGTCAAAGATACTTAAACAAgtaccaaagaagaaaaaagagcctGAGTCAACTCATTCCTAAACTCAGCTGTGGCCCTGTGGAAAAAATTCACCCACTCTTCCATTAGATATGAACCAGTATGGTACACATTTTAAGTAGTTCATTAGAGTtgcaattcctttttttttttattgttacttGTTATAGTTAAGTACCACCCTGTTGGGATTCTTATTTTACTCATTATTTGTTAAAGTTGTTAAAGGCACCCCAAAAACGGGAGGGAGGACGACCTAGGGGTTTCCTATTTctgttttgctttgttttttaagTTGTTACTACTTATTTTCTATTGGCTGAAAGGTTTTCCTAAGGCCTATATGATTCAGGTCTACTAGTAGTCTATTTAAGCACTTGTAAGGCTCAAAGAGCCCACtgttttttgaataaaaagaatGTCTAGTTGCCTCAATCAAATTCTGCAGTGATTCAGATTCAAGTTGCCGTGGTGATTCAGTAACAGGGTTTGTGGTGATTCCATAGTACATATCCTTTCTTATTCCATCTGCTTCAGTTCACAGGTCAGTTATTTATAGCAGTTTTGTTTCAATTCAAGTCTGGTTTCAGACATATATTCTGTAGTTCCTGCATGGTATTTACTGAATTAAAATCATTATTATTTCACCTTCTGGAACCTGTTTTAAGATCAAGACATTACTGGTGCCAGATTCTGTCTGTCCAAGTTGAACTTTCCTTGTTCAACTAGGATTCTTTACTACCTAGTAATCAGATCATCAAATTTGGTTAATATATCACATTATCACCACAGTATTCCTCGCTGTTAATAGATCATTCAATCTGTTTTTAGACCAAATCTGACCAGTGGTTACTGGTTTATGAGAATCCCCTAAAACCTAGTCCTAAGATTCTGTTAAAGTAATCCTTGTTCAGGTAGGATTTAATCAAAGCTCAGAATCTGTCCATTACATTAATTTGAGATTTTGGTATCTTGTTTATTTCTATTAAACAAGTCTTCGACCGGAGTTttgttcaaatctgagtttctgatttggtttggttggaTTTTCCTTGAATTTTGGAAATTTCTTAAGTCTGTGGTTCTGGTTCGTTAAGGGGTTTCTGAAACCTACTTCTTAGGTGAATCTAACCCCATTATCCAGAGAAGAAAGTAGAAGAATTAGCACaagaacagaagagaagaagaaagaggaaagattaCATGCTAAAAGCAgatcagaagaagaaggaaaaaatcagATCTGAGATATTAATCCCGTATACACTGCTTAACAActctctagtgcagttggtgagctgtggtgcgcaaaaagcccatgctcaccaggagatctcaagttcgagcctcctAGTTGTTACCTACTTCCTCTCCCTACctatcagggaaaaaaaaaacacttgaaaaAAGTCACAATTTTTAACTAAAACGTCAAAACATCCTTAATTTATGGAGTTGTATTAAATAGAAAAGATCTTCTAACATTTctaaattaaaacataaaaaagactTATACTGACTTAAAAGTAAATAGACTCAACATAACTCTTAAAAGCTATTAAGCATCCTAATCTAGCTAAAACACTCAATTATGAATTTTGTTGAAAACCTTTACCCCTATTTTATGCGCTTATCAGACCCACTGCAATcaaacccaagaaaataaaatcctaaccTACAATAAAACTACCCAAAGCTTAATTTCAGCCCATTGGACTGCCACCAACACGTTATGGGCCTCCCAAGCTTATGTCTAGGCCTCCATATGGGATAAATTTCTAATGTAACCATGGCTCTAGGTATCGGTATTGTATAAGTATCACCAGAGCACAATACAGCCCAATTCCAGCCAATACGTATCAGTATCGGAcatcgataccgatactgataaCCTTGAGTGCAACCACATCATGTTATAGCACAGTTGAATGGAAAAATTTTGTACTGGAGAAACATTGAGAAACCTAACACAAGCATAAATTTGAAACAGTAGCCACCATAAGACCATAAGAACTCTTACCAAAATGCTTGTCCACAAATACAGCTGACTAGATTGCAACCACCATTCTTTTCCACTGGCTTGTGACACTTTGGACAAGGCTTTGTGTTGACTGTAATCCAATTAACGGTCTCTGATTCATCTTTACATTTCTTAGTCCACAGCTCCCACATCAGGCATGAACAAGGTGAGTGTGCTTCAGAAGAGCAACTGAAGCAGAACTGTAATCCGCATGCACATTCTACCTCACAAAATTTATCATCCTCAACACGTATAGCATTACCACAATGTGGAACACTAGGGCACCATTTGACTTTTCTGTTATCCTCAATATATGACTCTAGAAGAAAACGTTCAAATTTCTCTGCCAGATCAGGATGCCTTGCACTCACTAGATTTCTGACAACGGCTTCATCACATATGGCATTGCACTTGTGTGCCATGCACCTAATGCGTCTACTTTGACCCTCATTGATCTTCACAATAAAATGCTCAGTCCAGCCTACACAAGAAATGCATACAAATGATGAAATCTGTATTTTAAAGTCATCTTGGAGAGAAATGTAGAACAATATTTTACAGGAAACTAGTGAGACAATGCTTTCGTTAAGTATGTCAATTTCCTTACATAATGAAactgaaggaaaataaattatttaccCAGCCCTGTCAGGATAAGATAATTTACACCGCCCTCCATTTCTGAGACATGTCAAGGCTGATGCAGTCAATCCAAGAGTTGGATAGGCGGAACCACATTGTTCATGTCAAATTACATGACCCACCTAGTGGATTTTCCCCATGTACTTTTAGCCATCAAACTAGTGGAAGCTAATGTGGAAATTCTAGGATAGATAGAGAACAATGTGGATTGGCCTTCTACAAActtcaaatccaaattcaatcataGGCCCACCATATATTGAATGTTTTCCCTAGTAACTAGATTTTAACCAAAATTTAACAGTCGATTGAGATTAAGGAAAGTAAATCTCTAGTTAACTTACCATTGCATGAATTACAAATCTATCGGTTACTATTATAATGTTTCCAGCACGTATCTTTGACAGGCCACACCAATAAAGAAGAAGTAGTTCTGACTTCTAAGTTGCAGTGGATTTCAAAAGATTGGGAGGCAGCCAATACCAAGAACATATATCCACGAAAAAATATGCCGATAGTTTCTATAAGTAATGAAAAGAAACCTTAGGTAtgaaataatttgtaattttggtAAAAGAAACCACAAACTTACAATTGTTGCAGAAGCAGTGGCCACAGTCCATTGTCGTAACCTCATTGGCAAGAATATCATCCATGCATATGTTGCACATTATTGTTGATGAGGACTGGATTGGGGAATGATCTTTCTGCTCAACTACACTGACACCTGCTTCAGCAAATAATTGTTCTTTCCCCTTCTCTACAAGTACTGCAAACAGCTTCTCAACATCCCAACAGTGATAGATAAGTAGAGTCCGAGCATGTTGCTCGCTCAGTTTTAGTAAGTCCATCACCCTTCGCAAATCTTCTCTCTGCATAGATTTAAACCAGCAATTTAAATCTCACATGGACATAAGTAAGATACACACACATAGGGAAATGGTTTTAATCATGAAAATTATATCCATAAGATTCCAATAAAACAGGGGAAATTGCAGCGAGGAATATACCTGTGCAATCAAAAGGGATTCTTTCTTGATCACCTGCAATAAGAAAGTGTCAAATTAACAAAGTCAATAATTATAAAACACATGGAAGCTCTAGTTTGATCCAAATTAATTCTAAAGATATTTTAGGTTGAGTTCTCTCACAACAGTAAAACAATGTCTTCTAAAGATAGCTTTCTCTGTCAAGGCAAAGGCAGAGGGCTCGTTTGTACTTTTTGGCATTGCTATTCTGGCCACCTATTTTAACTAACTCTAGGAGAAGAGGTTCTGAGTTTGGAACAACTTTGCATGAAAAATCACCAAAGAGAAAAAGCACAGTTTTGCCGACTGTTTTCTACAGAATTTATTCTGCAACTTAATCTCTTAAAGCAAATAACATTCCCAGAGCTGACCCTATAAGTTAAGGAACCTCAcctgaaaaaaattaaattttaactAACCAAAGAGTCCTAAATGTCTTTGTTATCAGAATCCTTCCCTAAGGAAACGTTCTGTGACAACTATCGACGACAATCAAAACTAGCTCAATCACCACAAGCCTGAAATAAACAATCCCCAATCTTTATACATAACACTGAAAAACAAGAAAGCGAACCTATTCTAATTATCAACATTCGATATATCGGACATTCAGCCAATTCTCATTCAAAAAAACTCCAGTTCCTTGAAAAAGAGCGCGAGGAACAAAGCAAAACCCAAGATCATGGAAATTTCCTGCTAATCCAACAGGATTACGATCCTCTACCCAGAAGAACTGAAAAAACAAATCTTACCTGACTAGTAGGGACACTCTTAGGCTGCCAGTGAGTATCATCTTCGTCATTCTCCAGACCTTCGAGTGCATCACGATCAGAGtaataatcctcttcgtcactGCTCATGTAATCCTCCATCTAAGCGAATccaaataaaggaaaataaaaaacacgaTCGAGCAATAAGCGACAGGTATTCAGAGAGATCAAATTACAGAAAACGAGAAAAATTTGGGGACGATCGAGCAGATTCTTGTAGGTTTcccagaaagaagaagaacgaaaTAGGGAAGAACTTGCAGAGGAAGTGAAAGCAACTAAAAATGCTCTGAAAAGAGTAGCTTCTCTTCCCCGACGAGAGGGGGGCTGGG is drawn from Macadamia integrifolia cultivar HAES 741 chromosome 7, SCU_Mint_v3, whole genome shotgun sequence and contains these coding sequences:
- the LOC122084487 gene encoding probable E3 ubiquitin-protein ligase ARI2 isoform X3, which gives rise to MEDYMSSDEEDYYSDRDALEGLENDEDDTHWQPKSVPTSQVIKKESLLIAQREDLRRVMDLLKLSEQHARTLLIYHCWDVEKLFAVLVEKGKEQLFAEAGVSVVEQKDHSPIQSSSTIMCNICMDDILANEVTTMDCGHCFCNNCWTEHFIVKINEGQSRRIRCMAHKCNAICDEAVVRNLVSARHPDLAEKFERFLLESYIEDNRKVKWCPSVPHCGNAIRVEDDKFCEVECACGLQFCFSCSSEAHSPCSCLMWELWTKKCKDESETVNWITVNTKPCPKCHKPVEKNGGCNLVSCICGQAFCWLCGGATGRDHTWSTITGHSCGRYKEDHEKKAERAKRDLYRYMHYHNRYKAHTDSFNLETKLKETIEAKITILESRESTLKDFTWLTNGLNRLFRSRRVLSYSYPFAFYMFGDDLFHGEMSKEERELKQNLFEDQQQQLEGNVEKLSKFIEEPIDEYAEEKVMEIRMQVINLSVIIDKLCKKIRYECIENDLLGSLQSTIHNIAPYQSKGVEKASELSPYRSSKADDSDTFLRSDSSMQEPGWPSSSSPNLNGSGCSSRKRARKSLGDGLLDLNLPAEVIDKS
- the LOC122084487 gene encoding probable E3 ubiquitin-protein ligase ARI2 isoform X1, producing the protein MEDYMSSDEEDYYSDRDALEGLENDEDDTHWQPKSVPTSQVIKKESLLIAQREDLRRVMDLLKLSEQHARTLLIYHCWDVEKLFAVLVEKGKEQLFAEAGVSVVEQKDHSPIQSSSTIMCNICMDDILANEVTTMDCGHCFCNNCWTEHFIVKINEGQSRRIRCMAHKCNAICDEAVVRNLVSARHPDLAEKFERFLLESYIEDNRKVKWCPSVPHCGNAIRVEDDKFCEVECACGLQFCFSCSSEAHSPCSCLMWELWTKKCKDESETVNWITVNTKPCPKCHKPVEKNGGCNLVSCICGQAFCWLCGGATGRDHTWSTITGHSCGRYKEDHEKKAERAKRDLYRYMHYHNRYKAHTDSFNLETKLKETIEAKITILESRESTLKDFTWLTNGLNRLFRSRRVLSYSYPFAFYMFGDDLFHGEMSKEERELKQNLFEDQQQQLEGNVEKLSKFIEEPIDEYAEEKVMEIRMQVINLSVIIDKLCKKIRYECIENDLLGSLQSTIHNIAPYQSKGVEKASELSPYRSSKADDSDTFLRSDSSMQGGTTEPGWPSSSSPNLNGSGCSSRKRARKSLGDGLLDLNLPAEVIDKS
- the LOC122084487 gene encoding probable E3 ubiquitin-protein ligase ARI2 isoform X2, whose translation is MEDYMSSDEEDYYSDRDALEGLENDEDDTHWQPKSVPTSQVIKKESLLIAQREDLRRVMDLLKLSEQHARTLLIYHCWDVEKLFAVLVEKGKEQLFAEAGVSVVEQKDHSPIQSSSTIMCNICMDDILANEVTTMDCGHCFCNNCWTEHFIVKINEGQSRRIRCMAHKCNAICDEAVVRNLVSARHPDLAEKFERFLLESYIEDNRKVKWCPSVPHCGNAIRVEDDKFCEVECACGLQFCFSCSSEAHSPCSCLMWELWTKKCKDESETVNWITVNTKPCPKCHKPVEKNGGCNLVSCICGQAFCWLCGGATGRDHTWSTITGHSCGRYKEDHEKKAERAKRDLYRYMHYHNRYKAHTDSFNLETKLKETIEAKITILESRESTLKDFTWLTNGLNRLFRSRRVLSYSYPFAFYMFGDDLFHGEMSKEERELKQNLFEDQQQQLEGNVEKLSKFIEEPIDEYAEEKVMEIRMQVINLSVIIDKLCKKMYECIENDLLGSLQSTIHNIAPYQSKGVEKASELSPYRSSKADDSDTFLRSDSSMQGGTTEPGWPSSSSPNLNGSGCSSRKRARKSLGDGLLDLNLPAEVIDKS